DNA sequence from the Dreissena polymorpha isolate Duluth1 chromosome 3, UMN_Dpol_1.0, whole genome shotgun sequence genome:
GatgttttttcttctttcttCTTTTCTTCCTGCTCCTTTTCCCGAACTACTTCCGCTTTTAAAGCTTTTTCTTCCGTCTCCTTCTGCTCTTCTTTCATTTCTTTTTCCTTCTTCTTTTTCCTCTCTTCTTCCTTCATCATTACATCATTTTTCTTTTTCAGTTCTGCTTCTTTCTTCTTAAGTTTTTCTTCCTTCTTCTTCTGCTCTTTTTTCATTTCTTCTTCCTTCTTCTTTTTCCTCTCTTCTTCCTTCATAATTACATCATTCTTCTTTTTCATTTCTTCTTCTTCCTTCTTTTGATTTTCTTCCTTCGTCCTGTTTTCTTCTGATTCTATTTCTTTTCTTTCCAATTGATCCAGTTCATATAATGAAACCTCGCTCTCCCAACTCATTTTCTGGAAACTTTCAAAAGTATCAGTCTCATTTTCATCGTCCTCGCTCACCTCCAATTCCTCCAATAAAACATTCAACTTTTCTTTTTCTTCCATCTTTTTCTTCTCTATGTCTACACACCAATCCTCCGTAGCTTTCTTCATAAATATCTCCATATCTATCTCCGCATCTTGCCCCTTATTTCCGTTTAGCTGGTTAAATTGATAAAAATCGTCTTTTGTGGCTCGACATTGGTGGGGGTTATCGTTTCTTCTGAAGATTTTCCGACACAACTTGCACTTGAAACTTATTCCACTGTGTTGTTCTTTGAGATGGGCAAGGCAGGGTCTCTGGGCAGGGAAAAATAAATCCTCGCATAATCCGCATCGAAACTTTTGCTGTAAACAAAATATCAttcttctatatatatatatatttattttttttttaggttgcacagtattttaatatttcatttacattCGTTTCAGATCAAGATACATGAGCTATAGATCACAGTCCACTACCAATCAGGTATTAATTTTTCCTTTATAAGGTTTAAGTCTATCATGATGGACAATTTTTGCTTTTGTCCTTGGGCCGGTTTTAATTCTATAAAGAATATCATTaactttgtttataattttacAAGGGCCAGTCCATGGTCTAAGAAATTTACTACTAAGTCCCTTCTTTTTCACAGGATGGTAATACCATACCAATTCATTTTCATTATagattttgtaatttaaatgaacattatagtttactttcatgcTTTCTTTAGCAATATCCATGTTATTTCTAGCCATATCATAAATAATGAGCAATCGCTTTTCTAAATCTGTGACATATTGTGTTTTTGAATGTTCTATTTCAGCTTCAACTTTTTCAGTGGCACCGAACATCATGTCAACTGGTAACCTTAATTCTCTACCAAGATGTAACATTGCTGGTGAAAATCCTGATGATGACTGAACAGATGACCTGTAGGCCATGAGTACTAAATCAATGTGTTCATCCCAGTCATCTTGATTTGAAGAAACATAAGGTGAGAGCATGTTGATAATGGTAGAATTGTGTTTTTCTATAAAACCATTTCCTTTAGGATGAAAAGAAGAAGATCTTGCTTTTTCTATGCCTAATAGTTGACATACTTCTAAAAATAACGTTGACTCAAAACTTTTTCCTTGGTCAGTGTGACAAATTAATGGACATCCCcatatacttatatatttattcacTAAGGTTTTAGCAACAGTAAAAGATTCTAAATTTTCAATAGCATAACACTCAGTCCATTTACTAAATACATCTCCTACAACCATCATATATTTATTtccactttttgttttgacaaatggACCCATAAAATCAATAGCAATCCTTTCATTTGGATAACCAACATTATATGTGGTCAAAGGAGCTTTAGGTTTCCGCAAAGTACCTCTTCTACTATTGCAAACATCACAAGTCTTACACCAGTTTTCTACATCTTTTCTCAAAGCATACCAGAAATAACGATCTCGAACCTTCCTTAGGGTTTTCTTTACACCAAAGTGAGCTGCTGTTTTATTGTTATGTAACTGTTTAAGTACGTCCTCTCTATGTGACCTTGGTATCAAAATTAATAACTTAAACTTCTCCTTACAATTTGTATCTTTCCATTTCCTGTATAACACATTATTCTTTACTACCAATGAATCCACTCTTGCCCAATAATACTTTACTTCAACATCATATTTTGAGACTTCTTGCCAAGTAGGTTTTACACCTTCTAAAATCATATCTTTCACTAACTTTAAATTTCTATCACTGTCTTGTATCTGTACTAAATCTAATTCTTCAATAACCATACCATCATCTCCTCTACTTGTAGTTTGACTATTATTTGAACATGTGCTTGTACTTGGAATATTAACAGCACTGATCAAAACAACATCTTTATTATTTGTCTGACAAGCATTATCTAGCTGTAAAATATTACACTCTTTGTTACATAACTTCTTTGTATCACTGTTTATACTAGTACCATCATTCTTTCTCTCATCTGTAAACTTATTCCAGTTATGACTAACAGTAACAAAACTGTTAACCCTCGGTATAACCTGATAATCAACACATACCTCTTGTAGAATACAACTCCCATATCTACATAAAACTGACCATATCCATCTCAATCTTTCTATCCAGGACAACTCATCTTCTACTTCCCAAAAGATCAAACATACTGTGAATAATATCACTGAAGAAATACCACCAAACACAAACAACATGGCTAAAATACCTAATACAGTGTGTAACTTTAAAACACTGTTCTCGGACCTACTCTTCACTTTTATGTCATTTTCGGTTATCTGTTTTTCCTCTAATACAGGGCTTTGCTTTAACTCTGTTATTTGCACAGAAGCCACTAAAGGATCACTTTTCATTTCTACTCTATCACAATATTTGCATCCATCAACACATGGACGTCTTGACAAAACATCTGCATTGGAATGCAGTTTACCAGCTCGATATTCAATGGTAAAATCATAAACACTTAAAGCTGTTAACCATCTTGCTAACTGACCTTCAACATTCTTAAAATTCAACAACCATTTTAGACTCGAGTGATCACTTCTTATAATAACATGTCTCCCATATACATAATGATGAAAATGTTTCAAAGCACTAACAATTGCTAATAATTCTCTTCTGGTAACACAATATTTCCTCTCTGCTCTAGTAAAACATTTACTAAAATACCCAATCACTTTCTCTTTTCCATCAATTTTCTGTGACAAAACTGCACCTTGACCTACAAGTGACGCATCTGTATCAATAATAAATTGATCAGTTTCTGTGGGGAATGACAAAATTGGGGCATTTGTAAGTTCTGCTTTTATTTTCTCAAAAGCTATCTGACAATCATCAGTCCAGATAAATTTTCTATTTGTTTCTGCTAATTCATGAAGGGGTTTGGCTATACTTGCAAATTGGTAAACATATGACCTGTAATAGCTTGCTAAAGATATAAAACTTCTAGCTTCCTTTGAATTTTTAGGAGTTGGTCAATTTTTTATGACCTCAATTTTCCTCGGATCAGTTCCTACACCATGTTCGTTCATCTTATGTCCAAGAAATATAACTTCTTTTTGGAACAAAATACACTTCTTTGGATTAAGCTTCAAATTAGCATTTCTTAACCTTTCAAAGATAATCTCCAGCCTCTCTAACTGGGCAGAAAATGAAGGTGAAGGGCAGATAATATTATCTAAGTATATTATGACTATAGACCACAATAATCCATTGAAAACCATTTGCATCAATCTTGTAAATGTAGCTGGGGCATTGCATAAGCCGAAAGCTAATTTTTTCCATTGCCATTGAGATCCACCGGGTATAGAAAAAGCTGTTTTATGACGATCTTCTTCATCTATATCCACCTGCCAATAACCTGATTTCATATCTAAACATGACCACCATTTTGAACCTGCCAATGCCTCAATACTGTCATCAATTCTAGGTAAAGGTTGTGAATCCTTAACTGTCACCTCATTCAGTCCTCTATAGTCACAACAAAATCTAACTGATTTGTCAGATTTAGCAATTAGCACGACTGGAGCATTCCAAGGACTATGTGAACATTTTTCTATAACACCATCTTTTTCCATGTTCTGTATTTCTTGCTCAACAATTTTTCTCTTGGATAAAGGATATTTCTTAACTGGTTTAGCATTATCAGTATCAATTTTGTGAGAAATTAAAGATGTATGACCAATATCTCCAGCATCCTTACtaaaaatatgttgatgttttattaaaaacttcCTCAAAATCTCAGTTTGATCAGTATCTAAGTTCTCTGAAGACTTTTTGAACATCTCTGTTAAATGTTCAGGTAAAGTATCTGTTTTCTGACTTTTTCCTATTTCTACTGCATTAACTACCTTTCTGTCAACAATTTCAACATTTTCAAGTTTTGCAGTTGTGGTATCTTCAAAAACAGTAACTGGCTTATCTGTCAAATTAATTAGTCTCACAGGTACAGTACAACTGTTAGGATTGACCAGAACTTTAGCTACCATTAAACCAGTATTCTGCATAAAACTTTCTGTACCCTCCATCATACAACATGCATTTCTGTCTATGTGATCTAAAACTTTTCATGGCACTATCGTTTCTGTATTTGGCTCAACTACTATCTTTTCTGTGATTGCTACCCTACAACAAATAGTTATATGTTTTGAACCATTTCTCATGTAGCAAGGAATTCTATCACCTTTAACTAACTTATAATTTTTACTTATGATCAAATCACATTTATGACTTCGCATGAAATCAATACCAAGAATACCATCTTGCACAATGTCTGAAACTAACATCTCATGACTAAACACATGATTTCCTAATTTTATATCCACTTTTGTTTTCCCCAGAAAAGGCTTGTTTTCACCAGTAACAGTACTCATCATCATATTCACTGGAAATATCACAGGTTTACTATCTTTTTCCCAATTTTCTAAAATTTTTGAATTTTTAATAGAAACATTTGCACCAGAATCACACAAACAAGACACTAGAAATCCATTTATCATCACATCACAAAAATAACCATTTTCAACCCCTAAACTATTTATTTGAATGACTTCACGTTTGGACCTTACATCTGCTGTGGTCAAGTTGTGGTCCCCCAACTTGACCTGTTCCCGTTTCCCTCAAACCTTCTATCTTTGAAATTGTTATTGTTCTGAACAGTTCTAGCTGTATTCTGATTTCTGTTAGGATATCTGTGTGGTCTGTTGTAAGCAGTTCTGTTATTGTTGGGATAATATCCACTGTTTTTTGCTCTATTTGTATTATATTGATTTCCTCGAGGGTTAACTATGTGCTCTCTGTGATGAACTTGACCATTTTCTGTGATTCTAATTTTTCTATTTGAGCTGTCAGTGTCtcaattttatttatcacattttctaATGTAGGTTTAGAATAACCCTGAGTTTCAACACTTTTAAGACATTAATTGGTTGACTTCTTTGCTTGTCAGCCAGTTGGTGAGTTTCTAACCTAACAGCAATTGTTTCTGCTTCTGCCATAGTTTTTGGACAgcattctcttaatctcaatctGATTTCAGAGTTATCCAGACTAACAATGAAACAATCCAAGGACAGAATCTCTATCATTTCTGAATTTGCATCTGGGTAAGCCTGTCGTGTAATTTTCTTGATGTGTTGAGTAAGATCTGAAATTGACTGATTTTCCCCCTCGTCATTGATTTTAACTGAGCTCTAAAAATTTCAGCTTTATTTCTATTACCATACTTTGTTTTCAGTATTTCCACTAAACTATCAAAATCTCTTTTCTGTATCTCTGTCAACTCACTAAGTAAAGACCTAGCATTTCCAGACAAGCTACTTGCCAAATACAACGACTTTGCTTGGTAAGACCAGTTATTTATCTCAGAGATCAAATTAAACTGTGTCAAATATTCACCAATATCATTTGAACCATCATATGTTTGTGGTTTCATTTTCAAACTAAATGATGAATTTGTGTGAACAATTTCTGATGTTGAGGAATTTGTGAACTGATTTGTGTTCAAGTTCCTTGTTACCTGTAAATTTGGCAGTGATTGAAACTGACTTGGAATAGTGCAATGATTGTGTACGTTTCTATTCCAATTGAAATTAATTTCTGGATCAGGATTTCTCATTTCTGAAACCTCTCCACACACAGTGTGCATTTTTGATTCTAAAGAATCCATTCTCTTTTGTAATgtatcatttaaacatttaattgtattCGAAGTTGAGTACATTTGATTTGACATATCACACAATTTCTCTTCTACTCTAGAGCTACAATCTATTTCTAAATTATCTGACCTATCAGCAGTTGATGTATCTTGAtccattttaaaaattaatatgtgaACACAAAATAGCAATAAAAATTTCCTTGCAACAGTTTCTAACtaactgattaaaatatcactgaCATTTACGTTAAAAAGTTTACTGACATATCCATCTTAGAAAAATTTCAAtcatatatttttctattttcagttACTGATGAGGAAAATTTCCAAAGTGGTGCCAGTTAAATTTCTGCAtttgaaatatattgtattataaaaataaacaattttctatGTGTTTCTTTTTACTTGTGGAAAATTCATAATCCCTGCTAAACAAGGCTCTCATCGAAATTTCCACAAATTTAGCAAATTTTTCCTTATTCCCGAATTTTGAATATCCTTTACTTCTGACACCAATTTGTTATGCCgtataacaaagaaaacaaaggTTATAAAAGTTTCTGTACTTTTACTTTCAGTTTCATCATTATGATCATTGtcataacaaaaacatatatcaaaatatcgtatacaaacaataatacaaatattcgTACCTGCATCTCACGACTTTTCAAAcccttttaaaatgttaatattaatctGAAGTAGTTAAAGTATCTTTTCAATTTTGATCTTTCTCCGTTTAAGCTGTATTCGAAAGTGAAACTTGTTTACGTTTGACCCCGCTTTTTATACTAAAACCGTCGTGACGTCAATGACATGTGACGACCGTTAAAGTAAAAATACCTACCAATGAACGTCATACGAAATTGCggattttaatgaatgaataggATGCAAGCGCGAAcaacaataataagttaaatcGTGGACAAATACACAAGTTTAACAATGATAtgactttaaataaattaataagatatttatatttaatgttacATATAAATTCTTactttgattattatatttaatcgGAAACGAACCTTATTTAAATTACGCAATACAATaacaactgggtggggtaacggccTAGCAGTATAGTACTGATATTATATTTCTGcttacattttaataatgtgctTTAAGAATATTGCTTAAGTTATGCTTttagtgtgttttattattataatatttcttatgtaTGCCATGTATTTGTGATGTGTTGAAATTTGCTACTGTTTGTTTATAGGTCGGTCAAAAGCTATACATAgcttatgttatatacatgttatttcaaaccgacaataaataaattttgatttgatttgatttgattgtgTAGATAACGGTgagaaagaaattttattttgttgaattcGCTACTTTAACTTACGGTtacaaaacaccaacaataaggaAACTGACCAAACTAGCCCAGCAGATTAGCCCAACAATAAACAggtatggaacgccatagctgtcttacgttgttacatttctttctttcttctttagaaggtgtcttattatgtcaaaccgtcgtgatatcttgtcaaaatcatgtgctgacttgtcaatatacagtcctattatgtcgaacagtcgtgctatcttgtcaaaatcatgtgctgacttgtcaaaatacagtcctattatgtcgaacagtcgtgctatcttgtcaaaatcatgtgctgacttgtcaaaatacagtccttttatgtcgaacagtcgtgctatcttgtcaaaatcatgtgctgacttgtcaaaatacagtcctattatgtcgaacagtcgtgctatcttgtcaaaatcatgtgcttccttttcaaaatacagtcctattatgtcaaacagtcgtgctatcttgtcaaaatcatgtgctgacttgtcaaaatacagtcctattatgtcgaacagccgtgctatcttgtcaaaatcatgtgctgacttgtcaaaaaatAGTCCttttatgtcgaacagtcgtgctatcttgtccagatgtggttttgacttgtcaaaatacagtcttatcatgtcaaacagtcgtgttatcttgtctaaatctggtgctgacttgtcaaaatatagtcctattatgtcgaaccgtcgtgttatcttgtccagatgtggtgttgacttgttaAAACACAGTTCTTCTATGTCAAACCGTCATGGTATCTTGACGAAATGTGGTTTTGActtgttgttgataaaaaatacttTACTGGTGTGTATTTGTTCCGTATATTTATTGGACAAAATGGCGGACTGCAACGCAGAAATGGAgtctattttaaataaattgggACTAGAAATGCTTTCTCCAGCCTTCAAAAGGGAAAATATTACTCCTGATATTATCAACAAGATGTCGTTGTATGATATGCGTTGTGTAGGCCTTTATGACAGGGCTGACATTATGAGACTAAGAACAGCTAGCCTTCCGTATGGAACGTCTAAACCATTTCTTGTTCATGGAGTAAATGGGGGTGTATCTTCTTATAATATTCCGAAAGACAATTTAGAAGTTCTCCTGAATATAGGATTTACAATAAAAGAAATGTCTCAGTTGCTTGGTGTTTCTGAAAGCACCTTGTATCGACGAATGCGTGTATTTGAATTAAGTAAAGTCATTTTCTCAGATATAAGCGACGAGGACTTGACAGCTATTGTAAAACAAACGTTGGAGGAGTTTCAAAAAAGTGGAGAAAGAATGCTGATTGCAATTCTACACCAGAAAGGCCTACGTGTAAGTATACACGAGATCAAACGCTCTGCAAGGTTCAGTCAATCAAGATCCCGTTCCAAAATTACTTGTGTACATAATCCGAGTATAGGGAGTTTTAGTATTGTACTCAACATTTTACTTATTTTagtttcttttaattaattctagAATTAGATGTAGCTATTCACAAAGTGTTGCAAATGATAATCTGCTTTTGTGTTTTTCAAAAGATTGTTTATATCtgttacaaacattttttataaacggGGGTTTTCCTACAATTCTAGTAAATTATTTGATCAAGGATAAAACACTATTAAATTACGGTAGTTTTCAGAATGAGGCAGTGCCCTGTTTAGATGATTTTTTTAAGACTGAATCTATACAATAGATAGTAAATGGGTGTTGGtttagtatttaatttatttcatctTAAAGAGTCGAGTTTAAACAGTCGCAAATGCGCCTCTGACGAGATTCATGCAGTTTATTCATGAACGAGTTCATTACATGCAACACTTAACCAACACGAATATGATATTCTATTTATCACACCCACAACAAATACGTTGGAAACGtgaaaaagaaacattttgtattataaaaataatgctattattataattagtgttcGGATT
Encoded proteins:
- the LOC127872323 gene encoding uncharacterized protein LOC127872323; amino-acid sequence: MQQKFRCGLCEDLFFPAQRPCLAHLKEQHSGISFKCKLCRKIFRRNDNPHQCRATKDDFYQFNQLNGNKGQDAEIDMEIFMKKATEDWCVDIEKKKMEEKEKLNVLLEELEVSEDDENETDTFESFQKMSWESEVSLYELDQLERKEIESEENRTKEENQKKEEEEMKKKNDVIMKEEERKKKKEEEMKKEQKKKEEKLKKKEAELKKKND